In Bacteroidota bacterium, the genomic stretch ACACATCTCCAGTTAATGATATTTGATATATTTTACCTTGATCGCTAACCGTGTATAACGATAGCTTATCTTTAGAATATGCAAGTCCAGATGGTTCTTCTATTTGAATTTCATACGAGTCTTTAATAATTGACATATCAATATCAAAAGATTCAGGACGGCATGAAAACATGAATAAGAGCCCTAGTATTGAAAACAAAAGAAATCTATTTTTCACTTAACTATTCTTTAAGTTACATAGCATGTTAATAAATATGAAGCCCGTTTAATACGAGCTTCATATTATATTTTATTATTGCACTATATAACTTTGCCATTTACTTGAATCGTCTTTGAAATCATCAGAGCTATCAAAAGCACCATCTGCAGGAGAATCATCAACTGCTAATAGGTCACCATTCATACCAAAATAATATTCTGATGTAGCTGTTGCTATTCTGGCATAAAATTTAATGGTAGCACCTGAGGTACTGGTAGTTCCATCCAAAGTACCATCAGTTTTTTCAACATCATGGCCTTTCATATTTATGGTTACACCTGTTTGGGTAAATGAAGCATCATCTTCACCTTTTACTTTATTTGCTTTTACATATTTGGCTTCAGTACCAGCAAAATAAATTCTAGCTTCAACAATTGTTTCAGAAGAAACATACTCAAGAACAACATTAATATCGTTAGTAGCATCTGGTGTTGCTGGAAATTCGAATTTTGAAAGTGTAACTGGGGCTTTATTAGTGTATGTATTCCACAAAGTTGGATCAGCTTTAAAATTATCTGCATTGGTAGGATCTCCACCATTTGCTTCATCATCAACAATAACATTTCCATCTTTGTCATAATAAAACGCTGTTCCGTTTGATAATGTTAATCGAATATAGAATGAGATTTTAACACCAACATCACTTGAGTTTCCTACTACGGAACCACCAGCATCTTCAACATCAAGATTTGCCATGCTAATGGTTACTCCTGTTTGAGTAAACGAAGCGTCATCCTCTCCTTTTACTTTATTTGCTTTTACATATGCGGGTGTACTACCTGCTGCAAAATAGATACGCGCTTCATCAACAGTGACTGTACTTGTATAAGCTAGCTCAACTGTTTCGTATCCTGCAGTTGGTGTTTCGCTATATACTAAGTCCAAAGTTGGAGCAGAAACACCACCTGAAATTGGAGTATATGAATACCAAAGTGCAGCATCAGCTTCTAACGTTGTTAAATCCGAAACTTTATTATCTTTATCATAATAATACACATTTGCATTATCAAGAGTAACAGCAACGAAGAATGAAACTTTTTCGTTTTCAACATTTAAATCTGTCATGGTAACAACAGCTTCGTCAGTACCAATTACACCTGTTAATTTGTTACTCACATTATAAACTGGAGTATTTCCTTTTGCATAAAACACAGAAACATCTGTAACTGTTTCAGTAGTAGCATATTTCACAGTTACTTCTATAGTATTGCCAGCAGCCGGAGCAGCATTAAATGTTGTTGTTACGCTAGGAATACTTGCATCACCCTTGTTTGCAGCACCTGGTGTAGCTTCAGTTCCATTTAACCATACATCTCCTCCATCAGGTATTCTACTGAAAGATGTACCGTCCGCTTGAGAAGGTGGGCAAGTTACTAAATCAAGTAAAGTCCCATCAGGTTTTCCAAAAGAAACATCCTCGCCACCAGAACTAATAGATACAGTTAATTCTGGTTGAGTCACAGTATAATATCCTTTAGCAGCAATTTTAGTTCCCTGAGGAATAACAAAACCACCTTTTGGATCAGCTGCGTCATTGATTAAATATCCTGAGATATCTGCTTCAACTGTACCCTTGTTATAAAGCTCTACCCAATCACCTTCAACGGTAGGATCCGGATGCTTTGAAAAAATCTCATTTAAGACAATATCCGAATCTTCGGGAGTAGGAGGTTCATATGGATCATCCTTTACACAGCTTGACAACAGCGTTGTTATAGCTACAATTGTTAATAATAATAAATTTTTCATACTAAATGGTTTAAGTTTTAATAAAATATTTGTTAAATAATCTTTAATAATTAAATTTTTTAGAAGTCGATTTCACATCTCCAAATAAGCATGCTGTAATCAAATCCCGTACCTGATTCCAAAATGTAATCGGCATAATCGCCAGCTCCATTTGAATACCTATCATGGTCAACATAAGAATAGTTAAGCATGAATTTAACATTGCGGGAAGCATAATAATTGAGACCCAAAGAAAACTGACCTTTTTGTCCTCCACGAATGCCATGGTCAAAATCGTTTAAATTAATATAAGAATAACGCGCTGCTACTTCCCAAGCGCCTCCTTTATTTTCAGCTTTAACCTGAGTAAATTCCCCTTCACGATAATTCCAAGGATGATTTTCACCTGTTAGTAAATAGGCTGATTGCACATAAAATCCACTGAAATTAATTGGATCTGAACCGGCTTTCATAGCCAATCTATTAAAGTGATACTCACCCGTCATTCTCCAAGGACCAAATGAAATTGCAGCGTCAAAATTAATATTGGTAGCCGTTTTAACACCACCAACTTTTGCTACAGTAAATTCTAATTCTGAAACTTTGGTTTCATCTTTTGGATCGTATTTAATTCGGCTATCTGGATGCTTATATAGGCCAGGAGTGCGAATTGAATACCCACCGCTTAATGAAATAAGTTTTCCAGGATCATTTATTATGTAATAAGCGGCTCTAGATGAAAAGCCTTTCATCGGCTGAGCTCCTTGCATAATACCTTCATTCGAAGGAATATCTTCATCGAAACTACCTTTGAAATAATTTGCATCACCTTCTAACTGATCGTGTTGATTTCTTGTTTCTTCGGTATGAACTGCAGCTGAAAACATATAACTTGTATTCCAAGATGCCCAGCCTATACCAATCCTACGATTAGGGTTGAATTCTGCAACACTCGCCCTTTCAATTATTTTTAAATAACGTGAAGTTGTGGTTTGTTGCATACCTTGTGGCATACGAAACTGACCAATTCGTAATTGTGCCCATGGTTTACCAGCTTCTCCAAAATATTTCCGTAAATAAACATCTTTGATGTCAACCATATTTCCATCAAAATCAAAATCGATTTCAGCGTACCAGTTATCACCAACATTGGCTTTAACGGCAAACCTCATTCTTCTTAACTTTAATAATTGAGATGGTACATCTATTTGGCCAGCTAATTTGTTTTCATCTGGAGTTAGATTGTGATCATAGTTATCAAAATATGTCGCACCATCTAAGTATACTCGATTGTCTAACCAAAGTTTGTAATTTTTATCTTTGGATTCAAACGCAATAAACCCTCCGCGTGACTCTACAATCAATTCTTGTCTTGATACTTTTTGGCCATATTGATTGAATCTAACATTAGTCGTTAAAATAACATCAATTTGCCCTTTATAATCATCTGTGTTTACACGAAATTCATCGTAGTCAGCATGATTAAAAATTAGAATTTTAGTTGATCCAGTATTTTGAATAGAAAAAGTTCCATCATTTTTTGACAAAACTTCCATTTTTGAGCCCTGAAATCGGATGCTCGCACCTTCAATTGCTTTTCCAGTTTCTGAATCAACAATTTTACCTGTGATTGATTCCTGAGCGATTGTGGTCCCTGTTATTGCCATCAATAACAGAAAAATCATAAATCTGTAAGTTCCTCTCATACTTTTAATTTTTGTTTATATCATTTATACTTTTCCAATAATAATTGAAAGATTTTCATCTTTATTTACTTTTAGTTTTTTCCTTAATCTATACCTACTCATTTCAACGCTTTTAGGTGAAATATTTAAAAGGGATGCTATTTCCTTTGTAGTTAAGTTAATTCGAATGAGTGTACACAATCTTATCTCATTAGTAGTTAGGTTAGGATAGTTATGCAATAGCCTTTTTTTGAACTCTGAATTAAGTTTCTCCGCATATTGGTAAAATGTATCACGTTCTTTATCAACATTAAGGTTTTGATTAATCTGGAGCATTAATTGATTGTACTCCTTTTCACCGATGTTATTCCCTTCCTGAAGGCGCACTTTGAAGTGCATAATTTGCATTTTAATATTTTTCAAAAAATCATTTTTCTGAATAATACTAAGTGCCATATCTGTAAACTCTTTGCTCTGTATTTTGTTTTTACTTAAATTTTTCTCAAGATCATTATTTCGTTCCTGTATCCTTAATTTTTCTTTTAACGAATTGACCTTCTTTTCTTTTTTTGTTAACTGTTTTTGTAGCGATTTATACTTTATTTTCCGATACCTGTGATAGATAAGGAAACCTATAATAATCAATATAGCTATACCAATTTCTATTAGTAAGTTCCTAGAAATTTCCTTATTTGCATTCTCAGCAGATTCATCCTTATCGCCTTTTGTTTGGACAATTTTAATAGAATCAGTCGATCCTTTTACTTCAGAACCAACACTATCAATTGTTATAATATTTTCAATCACTTTAGGTTCTTCTATTTGCTGGTTAACAACAACTTCTGTCTTTGTTTGCACAGGCAACATAAATACATTATTAACAAAAAACAATAAGAATAATGATACGACACCAGCAATTATTGGAGTTGTAACCCAGCCTGCTGTAATTCCTCCCAAAACACGAAGCTTAATATTACGCCCACCTTTAATTAATCCTATACCAATAATGGCACCTACAATAGCTTGTGAACTTGATACTGGTACCAAGGGAATTGCTGGGAGCCCAATACTTTGAAATGCATTTGACAAACCTTGTGAAGAGAAAACGAATAATACCAATGAATGAGCTAAAACAACAATCATAGCTGTTTCTCCTGAAAGTGGCATTAAATTGCTACCAACAGTTTCCATGACCTTACGTGAATAAGTAAAAATTCCAATAGCAATTGCCAAACCTCCAATAAAAAACAGCTGTTGAGCACCAGAAAATGAGATTATACCAAAATCCAAAGTTTCTAAAGGAATTGCTGGAACAAAAACACCCATTACGTTTGCAATATTATTTGCTCCTAAACTAAATGATCCAAAAGCACCTACTGCTAATAAACCTGTACGTAAATAGGCATCTCTTTTTAATAAATGAAGATTTACTTTTTTTAAGACAAAATTTAGAATTAAGTATAGTATAATTGCGAAAACGGCACCCATTATTGGGCCACTTATCCAGGTTGAAATAATTTTAATTAATGATGTTGTATCTGTTACATTCCCAGTATACAAATTCCAGCCAATAATAGCTCCAACAATTGCTTGAGAAGTGGAAACTGGTACTTTAAGGCGAGTCATCCAAAAGACTGTCAAAGCTGCTGCTAAAGCCACTGTAAATGAGCCTGCTATAGCATCTACAGCTCCTAATTTCCCAAGTGTATGAGAAGCACCTGCTCCCTGAAAAACAGCACCAAGTATTACAAAAATTCCAGCAATAATGGCTGCTTTTTTAAATCTGACCATACGTGAACCAACCGCTGAACCAAATACGTTAGCGGCATCGTTAGCACCTAATGACCAACCTAAAAACAACCCACTGGAAAGAAAGAGTAATACCATTACATCATAACTTTGATAGAAAGCTGTGAAAGAATATCTGCTACTTCTTCAGCACAGTCTGAGACCTGCTCAATGTGTAATGCAAAATATCGCAAGTGGATCTTCTGGGCAAGTTCTAATTCATCCAATTCCTGAAATAGTTTGAGTTTAATATCATTTGCAAATTTGTCTGCTTCACGTTCATAAAGGTAAATTTTGTGAATATAATCTTTAATTCGCATGGGCTCAGTAAAAAATAACCTTGCTGCAGAAATAGCTGCATTGGCAGCTGCTGTTGAGATTTCGGTTAAGCGGGAATAATCTTTCACCAAAGCAGCTGGTATTTCAGGAACTTCAACCTCAAATTCACCTACATCTGTTTTAGCTGTATCAATTATATCATCTAATTTGTCAATAAGCAATATTACATCTGCAGAATGCTGTGGGATAAGTGAGTGTATAAAAAAATAGTTTTCAATTTTTCGTTGAATTGAATCTGCTCTTGCTTCAATTTTATCAAGTCGTTTCAAATTTTCCTTAAAGCGATCTTTATCATCATCCAGATAATTATTTATTGCTTCATTAAAAAGCATGACGCCCTCTTCAATTGCATTTATAAACTCATCTACATGATGAATAACCTTTCCTGCTGTCTTAAATAATTTTGACATTTCTTCTTTGACTTAAATCAACACTTTGGATTCAAAATAACAACCAGTAAATTCAATTTCGAGACGCTAAAATACTTCAAACATTCATTAATAATAGCTGTAGAGTGTTAATTGTTTTCTAAAACACTAATTATCAATAATGTAAAACAAAGGATGTAGTGTAATTTACAAAAACGTTGTACTATTTCCTACTTCACTAGTAAAATTCAATATTCATTAATTGATGTTCAATTAGCTGTAAAAAATGAAATAGGTTAAAAAAGAAAAAACCTCACAAGCTTCTCTTCATCGAAACCAGTGAGGTTTAAATTAACCAAATCATTAAATCACTTTTTTATAAACCGCTCAGAAAAGCTACCTCTTTCAGAATCCACTTTAACAACATACATACCTGTTTCAAAGCTTTGTATATCAATCACTAAAACTCCTTTTACTTCTTCATCTGTTACATAAACAATCTCACCAATTGTATTAAAGATTTGAACTGAAACATTTTTACTTTCTATGTCAATAAAACTAATATTGATTTTTTCTTTTGCTGGATTAGGATAAATTTTAAGCTTATTACTGTCTGAGTTACTTTCGATACCAAGAACTAAATGACATGAGTCAGAAATAGTATTTGAATTTTCTATTGTTTTTCCAGGTATTAAGGTATGGCTAGCAAAACCAGTATATGAACTTGGATAATATGTGCATCTAAAAACACTATTCATTGATGGGGTTGTTCCTTGACTAATTACTCCAGTATTTTTTACCGGATTAATGTATTCCCATACTTGCATTCCAGACGTTGTAGTCTCAATAAAACTACCAGACCCACCAATACATATTAGAACATTCCCATTTGGTAATTGTTGTGCTCCTGAAATGTTTTGAGAGTATAAACCATTTGGATCTCCGTAATTGTAATTCCATGAAGTAGAACTTGGCAAAAAAGGTAGTGAAATATCATATGTATAGCCATTTACTGGAGGATTTATTATTTCTACAGTAGAATAATTTCCATCTGGTCTTCTTACTCCATTATTAAAAATCATAATTTGGTCTTCGAAAGGATAGCCAGTCGGAATCCAATACGCATTATGCTGTCCATATAATTTTTGAGTTGCACTAGTACCTTTGTCATAAGCTGCTGGATTTCCCCATCGGTACAATAAATCACCACCAGCTCCTGAATTTCCTCCAGTATGGGATGCCGCTTCTGCGGTTGATGTACTATGATCAATTATCCAGATTTCATTGAAATTATGCGAACTCAATACAATCTGATCTAATACAGGATTGTAATCAATCGAATTCAAATGTATCCAATCTTCGTTTGTAGTAGTGCTCTTATAATTAATATTAATTAGTTGATGATTTGACGCAATTGCTCCAAAATTAGGTTTATTGTTGTCATAATCCTGAACTAAATGATCCCATAAATGCCACTCCCAAACGATTGTTCCTCCATTTATTCCTTTGGGTTGCACTTCAATTATATATTCACTCCAAACAGTTGTCGGAGCTAAAGATGGATTTAAACCTGCTGCAATTGCTTCTGTCTTGGTTTTTGATTCCCAGGCAATTATTAATACATTTCCATTGGGCATTGCTTTTACATCGTGATGCTGACATTTCGTAGCATCAGAAACGATATAGCTCCATACTACATTTCCATCCCAATCAATTTTCTCAACAATTCCACCTGATCCCCCAACTTTAAAAGTTGTATTATTTGTATTCCCTGTTCTCAGTAATGTCCCATCGGATAAGAGGTAAACTGACTGACCAGGTTTATATGCACTTTGCCAGCTTTTTACTTTTTTACCACATTTGTCAATCAAATAAGTGGTTGTACTTGTATTTGGAGCAAAAAGCACATAACCATCATCTAATGAATTATTCTCATGTTGAATAAGTCCAACTGTCTGACCTTTAACAATATAGCTAAATAGTAGTATGACAGCAAACAGTGAAAAATACTTCATAAAAAATGTTGTTTTGAGTTAATTGTTCATTACTCTTTTATAAATCGCTCAGCAAAAATTCTACTATCACTTTCTAATCTAACTATATAAATACCTGCATCATATCCTTCAATATTTATAGTTTTTATATCGGATGAACGATAAACTACTTCACCAAATGCATTAATAACAGAAACAGAAAACTTTTCACCTTCACTTTCATAAAAATTAATATTAAGCTTGTCTTTTGCTGGATTTGGATAAAGCTTTAAGCCTTTGTCATTTTCGTTTGTATTGATTGAAGATGTTCCTGCATCTCGGACAAGACGTACATAATTATAAATTCTGATTACATCTCCTTGTGGACCATGACCATTTGGATAATCAGCAGGATCACCTACTTTCGGGTCGCTTCTTTGACAACCAGCACCATGAACATCCATTAAGGTATAATTACCAGAGTTTGGTGGTTGTTCCATAAAACCAAGTCCTTCTCCAAAACAAACATATGATGCAAATCCACCTGATTTTTGGGTTTGCATTGTAGCATGTGTTGTTCCACTCCAATACTGCGCATAATTATCATTTCCACCTTCATCCTTAATTTTTGTGCAACTAAATAGAGGATCAATTGCAGAGGAACTGCTTGTAGAAGGCGATCTTGTGTAGTCAACAATACTTTGAAGTTCTTTAACATTTGGAAGTCTCCAATCTGAATGACTTGCTATTGTTGCATTTTCAGCATAGCTTAATGCAGCTTCCCATGTCATTCCACTTCCGTCATCATCTTGTGTCCACATTAAACCAGTTGCATTATCAGTTATAGTTTTGTCTCCATTGTCTTTAAAATTATTTTTACCATAGTCAGTATTTCCACGGACATACATAATGTAAAACTGTTTGTCAACAGACTGCCCAGGCATTGGTCCAGTAGGATAGCCTTTAATACGACCATCGGCAAAGTTTACCCCAAACATGGTTTCTGCTCCCATCATAGTAGTACCGACATAAATATTCGATGAAGCCATTTGCGCATCAATAAGGCGTTCGTTTGCGCTTAAATCACCATAGCCAAAATCAAAATAATTAGTATCGATATAAGGAACCAAGCCAGCAGTTGATGTTCCTGAATATCCACTGGGGTCTTTACCACTAAACACAATAAGTGAATACATTTCTTTTATGGATGGCAGTCTCCAATCGGAATAACCTGCCAAACCAAATGTATCGGCTGCAGCCATAGCCTCATCATATGATAATTTATCATCATAATCAATGACCCCATCCCAATCTAAATCAGGGCTTTTTTGCCACATTAAACCTGTCACATTATCTGTAACTGTTCCATCTCCATTGTCTGTATAATCAGTTGCATATCTTGTATAATGAGCATCTTGGCCATAGAAAGCCTGACCAGCAGTTGGAGCCGTAATTATTGACATCGAATCGTAATACAGTTTCTGATCAGTATCTACAATAGAAAAAGTGATTTGAGCAAAGACAGTATTCAGTTGTATAATCAGTACTAGGATAAAAGAAAAAATAATTGAGACTCTTTTCAAGATATTTTTCATGGCATTCAATTTATATAGATGAAGTAATGTTATTCAAAACTACGTGCATTTCAAATTGGATTAAAATATAATAGATGAATTGATGGATTTTGAAGACGAATTGCAATTAAATAAATCTGGATTTTATAAACTCATCAAAACCTTCTTTATACTTAACCGAAACTGATATTCGTAAATCTCCAAAAATAATGTTACCTCTTTCAATGGTTGTAATACTATTGAGATTTACAATAAAGGAACGATGCACACGCATAAATTGTTCTGTGGGAAGTTTTTCTTCAAGGGATTTCATAGTGAGTAGAGAGAGAATTGGTTTGACCTCTTGTACATATATTTTCACATAGTCTTTCAATCCTTCAATATAGCGGATGTCAGACAATTTGATTTTAACCAATTTATATTCAGATTTTACAAAAAGGAAATCATCTTTTTGTTCTATAGTGGTTTCCGCTTTCTCTTTTAAATCAAAAAAAGCTTTGGCCTTATTAGCTGATTTCAGAAATTCTTCATAACCATAAGGCTTAAGTAAATAATCTAAAGCGTCTACTTTAAAGCCTTCGAGTGCATATTCGGCATAAGCTGTGGTAAAGATGACTTTAATGCTTTTATCTAGAGTTATAGAGAACTCTAATCCGTTTAAATCAGGCATTTGAATATCAGCAAATATTAAATCAACCTGATGATCATTGAGAACTTCCATGGCATTAAATGCACTGTTGCAAGAAGCCGTAAGTTCAAGAAATGGTGTTTTCTCAATAAAAGTGCTTAGCTGTTTTAAGGCTAAAGGTTCATCGTCCATTGCAATGCATCGAATAATCATGATACGGGGATTTTAAGATAAATAGAATAGGTATCTTTTGAATCAGTGATCGTTAGATCATGCTTGTTTTCATATAGTAATTCCAATCTTTTCTTCACATTGCTTAATCCAATACCCGAATCCTCTTCAATCTGTCCTTTTTGATTATGATTGCTATTGATGCATAAAAACTCAATGAATTCATCAGACTGAGTAAGTGATATTTTAATAAAAGAAGGATGACTATAACTGACTCCATGTTTGAAAGCATTTTCAATAAAGGAGATGAAAAGCAATGGAGGAATACTCACATCGGGTAATTCATCGGGTAATTCAATGCTTAATCCAACTTTCTCATCAATACGAAGTTTCATTAAATCGATAAAGTTTTGAATAAATGCTATTTCTTTTTTCAGGCTGCTCTCCCCTTTTTCTGATTCATATAGCAAATAGCGCATCATACCAGATAGTTCTATAATTGCTTTCTGCGAATCCTTTTTATCAATATCAATCAGGGCATGAATATTATTCAGTGTATTTAAAAAGAAATGAGGACTTATTTGGTTTTTCAAAAACGCTAATTCTGATCGCAAGTTTTCCTTTTCCATTTCTCTCAGGCTTTTTTCATCAGCAAGCCATTTCTGGGTTACACGCAAAGCAGTTGAGAGTCCAACAACTAAAAAAGAAATCAATACATTATTGATCAACATTATAGAGCGTTTCGGAGGATGATCTTGTGGAGGAGGTCTGAAGTTATGATCTGGAGGCCCAAATCCAGGTTGTGGATGAGGTGGTAAACCTTGAGGCCTTGCTTTTACTCCTTCAAAAAGAGGCATGAATAATTCCCAGGCTAATGCAAGTAGAGAAACACTTACAATAACGACAATGATATACAGCACTCTTTCTTTTCGGAAAAAGAGTTTGGGAACAAACACATAGGAATTTACAAGAAACAGGATAATGAAAATAGCTGTTCTGATCCATGCATTGAAGGTGCGATGATCCCACATCATTCGCTTGCCCTCTGCATCCATTAGAGGAATTGTAAAAAGAATGATGCAAATGGCTATAAATGCAAATACACGAATGAGATTATTTTGCTTTTCCTGAATCATTTTTCTGCTGTCTCAAAACTACAATTTATTGATAGCTTAATTGAAAACTAATTCAATATTCAGCTAATTGAGGGGATGATGCAAATATTATCGATGAATCAGGATATTATATCGACAAATTAGTTTCTTTCGCTAATTTCCAGAAATCCCAATAGTATATAAAATCACAAATAACAATCTTCAAATTTCAAATAAGTTACAATGTTTAAAACCACAATGATTAAAAATTTTATCAAAGTTTGAATCCACTCTGAAAAGTGCACGAAATAGTTCTCAGCACCTTTCCGCCCTACCCTGAAGGGAGAAGTCTCTGAAAATCAGCATTTAGAGCATTGTAGCAAAACCTGATTTTCTATTCCAAGTATTACACACTTTGAAGATTGGACTCAAGTTTAAATAGTTGTTTATTGCTATTTGGAGTTTGTTTGTCATTTATGCTTTGTTATTTGGTGCTTTATCTCAAGAATTAATTTACATATAGGATAGATACAAATCAATTCCTAAAGATTTATACTGTACAGTTTCACCACTTTTCGTTCAGAACTCAAGTAATCATTTTCCTTATACAGAAAATAGGCTGAGCCATCATGCAGCTGTATATTGGATACAAAGGAAAATGGGAGTTTCTTTTCTGATATAAGCTTACCTGTTTTAAGGTCAATTTCTTTTAAATAACTACTTCCTGATTTTTCAAACAGCCCATATACCTTGTGTGTTATTTCATCCAGAAGTATTTCTCGTTTCCAATTCCTGTGTTCGAAGTAATCAATTTTAACTTGTGATACTAATTCCAGATTGGAGGTGTATTTTTCTATTTGTCCATCTACATGATTAAAAAGATACAAATATCCATTTAGTTTAAAAATAGGCACATAAACAGCTTTATTAATCACGTGATTATAATAATGCAGGTTCAATAAATAACGATTATCTACATTCGGATTCATGTTCAATCCAGCATAAAAATCATCTTCATCTTTATACATACCGGCTTCTTCAATAACTGTCATGTGCTTTTTATAGGACAAATTGCGGCCAGCCAGATTATTCAAATAATTGAAATCATATTCTTTATCATTCTGAACGCTGACTCCCCAGTTAGCTGCCTGATTCAGATAATCTCTATTATCAAGTATGCGAAAATAATTGAGGGTCGAATCTGCATCTATGCTGACATAGGTATAAAGTTGGTTAGTGACGTAAAAGCCGGATAAAAATCCCTTGTTATAATTACACAAACAAGCTAAACGGATTCCCTCATTGTTATTTGTATACAGATACTTAAATTTAAACTCATTGTTGACATACTCCATTGAAAAAACCTGATCGTCCTGTACCAATTGGATCTCCCGATCACAATCTTTTTGCAAATAACTTGCTTTACCAGCTAATTTTGTTTCTGAAAGAGTATCGCCAAAAACATCGATCATAAAAATAGATGAACGATTATAGCGTTCATAATAACCTAAAACAGCTAGATTTTTCCGATAGAATTCAAAGTCCAGTATGTAAATGTTCCCATCATTCACCACTTGACGTATAGCTGAAAAAGTAAATTCAGGAAGTTTTAAGCTTTCTTTTTCCATGAAAACATCCATATTCATAGCTTCTTCAACCCAAACAGTTTTTTTCTTGTATGCAACATGAGTGAATTCTAATTGCAATGGCAATGAATTCAAAGCAAAACTGACTTTCCCATTCTGCGAAGTAATTGTGAAAGAATTAAAACCAATAGTTTTAACATGAACATTTGCTAAGCTTTCCAATGTTTCACTATCACTTACTGTGATTTCTACATCCTTTCTATTTTGGGCATACAATTCAAATTGAAATGACAATAGTATGAGTGCTATGAAAAATATCTTTTTACGCATAATTCGGAGCTGAATTCATTTATAAATTTAGGCATTCATACGGCTGATAACAAGATACAACTAGTATATCAGGATTATCACTTATTAGTCATGTAAATCAATAAATTCAGCATTAATAAATAGATACACTATCAGCCATCATTAATATCTTATTTTGATTTTAACCATATTTATATGTATATTGCTTATAATTAAAAGTCTATTATGATCAAGCGTAAAAGCAGCATAAACCTCGCTGATGTAGCGGTTGCCAAGCGAAAAATTAAAAATCAATTCCTAGACAAAATCAACAAAA encodes the following:
- a CDS encoding inorganic phosphate transporter; amino-acid sequence: MVLLFLSSGLFLGWSLGANDAANVFGSAVGSRMVRFKKAAIIAGIFVILGAVFQGAGASHTLGKLGAVDAIAGSFTVALAAALTVFWMTRLKVPVSTSQAIVGAIIGWNLYTGNVTDTTSLIKIISTWISGPIMGAVFAIILYLILNFVLKKVNLHLLKRDAYLRTGLLAVGAFGSFSLGANNIANVMGVFVPAIPLETLDFGIISFSGAQQLFFIGGLAIAIGIFTYSRKVMETVGSNLMPLSGETAMIVVLAHSLVLFVFSSQGLSNAFQSIGLPAIPLVPVSSSQAIVGAIIGIGLIKGGRNIKLRVLGGITAGWVTTPIIAGVVSLFLLFFVNNVFMLPVQTKTEVVVNQQIEEPKVIENIITIDSVGSEVKGSTDSIKIVQTKGDKDESAENANKEISRNLLIEIGIAILIIIGFLIYHRYRKIKYKSLQKQLTKKEKKVNSLKEKLRIQERNNDLEKNLSKNKIQSKEFTDMALSIIQKNDFLKNIKMQIMHFKVRLQEGNNIGEKEYNQLMLQINQNLNVDKERDTFYQYAEKLNSEFKKRLLHNYPNLTTNEIRLCTLIRINLTTKEIASLLNISPKSVEMSRYRLRKKLKVNKDENLSIIIGKV
- a CDS encoding T9SS type A sorting domain-containing protein — translated: MKYFSLFAVILLFSYIVKGQTVGLIQHENNSLDDGYVLFAPNTSTTTYLIDKCGKKVKSWQSAYKPGQSVYLLSDGTLLRTGNTNNTTFKVGGSGGIVEKIDWDGNVVWSYIVSDATKCQHHDVKAMPNGNVLIIAWESKTKTEAIAAGLNPSLAPTTVWSEYIIEVQPKGINGGTIVWEWHLWDHLVQDYDNNKPNFGAIASNHQLININYKSTTTNEDWIHLNSIDYNPVLDQIVLSSHNFNEIWIIDHSTSTAEAASHTGGNSGAGGDLLYRWGNPAAYDKGTSATQKLYGQHNAYWIPTGYPFEDQIMIFNNGVRRPDGNYSTVEIINPPVNGYTYDISLPFLPSSTSWNYNYGDPNGLYSQNISGAQQLPNGNVLICIGGSGSFIETTTSGMQVWEYINPVKNTGVISQGTTPSMNSVFRCTYYPSSYTGFASHTLIPGKTIENSNTISDSCHLVLGIESNSDSNKLKIYPNPAKEKINISFIDIESKNVSVQIFNTIGEIVYVTDEEVKGVLVIDIQSFETGMYVVKVDSERGSFSERFIKK
- a CDS encoding DUF47 family protein, producing the protein MSKLFKTAGKVIHHVDEFINAIEEGVMLFNEAINNYLDDDKDRFKENLKRLDKIEARADSIQRKIENYFFIHSLIPQHSADVILLIDKLDDIIDTAKTDVGEFEVEVPEIPAALVKDYSRLTEISTAAANAAISAARLFFTEPMRIKDYIHKIYLYEREADKFANDIKLKLFQELDELELAQKIHLRYFALHIEQVSDCAEEVADILSQLSIKVMM
- a CDS encoding DUF1566 domain-containing protein — protein: MKNILKRVSIIFSFILVLIIQLNTVFAQITFSIVDTDQKLYYDSMSIITAPTAGQAFYGQDAHYTRYATDYTDNGDGTVTDNVTGLMWQKSPDLDWDGVIDYDDKLSYDEAMAAADTFGLAGYSDWRLPSIKEMYSLIVFSGKDPSGYSGTSTAGLVPYIDTNYFDFGYGDLSANERLIDAQMASSNIYVGTTMMGAETMFGVNFADGRIKGYPTGPMPGQSVDKQFYIMYVRGNTDYGKNNFKDNGDKTITDNATGLMWTQDDDGSGMTWEAALSYAENATIASHSDWRLPNVKELQSIVDYTRSPSTSSSSAIDPLFSCTKIKDEGGNDNYAQYWSGTTHATMQTQKSGGFASYVCFGEGLGFMEQPPNSGNYTLMDVHGAGCQRSDPKVGDPADYPNGHGPQGDVIRIYNYVRLVRDAGTSSINTNENDKGLKLYPNPAKDKLNINFYESEGEKFSVSVINAFGEVVYRSSDIKTINIEGYDAGIYIVRLESDSRIFAERFIKE